CGTCACCGGCAACCACGAGTACATCTCCGGCGCCGAGCAGTGGGTCGAGGAGGTGCGCCGGCTGGGCCTGACGCCGCTGGAGAACGCGCGCCGCGAACTGCCGTACCTCGACCTCGCCGGGGTGAACGACATCGCGGGCGAGGACGAGGGCCAGGGCCCCGACTTCGCCAAGGCGCTCGGCGACCGGGACACCTCGCGGGCCGTGGTGCTCATGGCCCACCAGCCCGTCCAGATCCACGACGCCGTCGACCACGGCGTCGACCTCCAGCTCTCCGGTCACACCCACGGTGGCCAGATGTGGCCCATGACCTATGTCGCCCAGGCCGCGAACCCGACCCTCGCGGGCCTGGAGCGCTACGGCGACACCCAGCTCTACGTGACCCGCGGCGCGGGCGCGTGGGGGCCGCCGGTGCGGGTGGGGGCGCCGTCGGACATCACCGTGGTGGAGCTGGCCTCGAAGCAGGCGTGACGGGTCGTCAGGAAGGCTTCCGTGCCCGGCACGGGAGCCTTTCGGTCACATACGGACGGCACCCTTACTGAGTTCTTTCTCAACTCAACAAAACCCGCCTTCCGTCAACACAGGCGACTGTGGTTAGGTGATCGGCGCCACCGAGGAACCACTGTGCCCAGTGGGCCGGGTGGGGTCCTTGGAAGGGGCGCCGATGCGGTCGGTTCGCTTGCGGATTCTCGCGTCGCTGCTGGTGGTGGCGATCGCGGCGATCGGCGGCTGGCAGTTGCTGCCGGCCCAGCGGGACGGGAACAGGACGATCGTCGTCGGCACGACCGACAAGATCACCTCGCTCGACCCGGCCGGGGCCTACGACGCGGGGTCCTGGGCCCTGTTCAACAACGTGTTCCAGTCACTGCTGACCTTCGAACCGGGCGGCGCCGCACCCGTACCGGACGCCGCGCGCGACTGCGAGTTCCTCGGCAACGCGCTCACCGTCTACCGCTGCACCCTGCGCCCGGGCCTGAAATTCCCCAGCGGACGCGAGGTCACCGGCAAGGACGTCAAGTACTCCTTCGACCGGGTCAAGCGCATCAACTCCGACGTCGGGCCGGCCGCGTTGCTCGACACCCTCCGGTCGGTCGGCGCGGACGGGCTGTCCGTCACCTTCCGCCTCTCCTCGCCGGACGCCACCTTCCCGTTCAAGGTCGCCACCGGCGCCGGGGCGATCGTCGACCGGACCAGGTACCCCGTCAACCGGCTGCGCACGGACGGCGGCGCCGACGGCACCGGCCCCTACACCCTGACCTCGTACACGGACGGGCAGGCCCGCCTCACCCCCGACGACGACTACCGGGGCGCCGCCGAGGGCGCCCGCAGCCCGGTCCTCATGCGCCACTACGCGGACTCGGCCGCGCTCCAGAAGGCGTGGAAGGCACGGCAGGTGGACGTCGCCACCCGGACACTGCCGCCCGCGACGCTCGCCGCCCTCTCGCCCAGCGACCCCGGCCAGCGGGTCGTCGAGGCCGACAGCACCGAGACCCGCAACCTGGTGCTCAACGTGCGGGTGGGCTCGCCGTTCCAGGACCGCCGGGTGCGCCAGGCGCTGGCCGCGCTGATCAACCGCGAGAAGCTGGTCGCCGAGGTCTACCAGGGCACCACCGAACCCCTGTACTCGCTCATCCCGGCCGGCATCACGGGCCACACGACCTCGTTCTTCGACGCGAACCCCCGGCCCGACCCGCAGCGGGCCCGCAAGCTGCTCGACGAGGCCGGGGTCGGCATGCCCGTGCGCTTCACCTTCGGCTACGCCGAGGGCAGCGGCTCGGCGGCCGCCGAGGCCGCCGAACTGAAGGAGCAGCTGGAGGCGAGCGGCCTGTTCTACGTGACGACCAAGGCGTACGAGTGGACCGCCTTCCAGAAGCGGTACGCCGAGGGCAAGTTGGACGCGTACGGGGTGGGCTGGGTCGCCGACTACCCCGACCCCGACACCTTCAGCGGCCCCCTGGTCGGCACCGGCGGCTCGCTCGACAACGGCTACAGCAGCGCGCGGGCCGACCGGCTGATCAAGGACAGCCAGCGCTACGAGGACCGCAGCCGGGCCGCGACGGACTTCAAGGAACTCCAGGAGGTCGTGGCCCAGGACGTGCCGATGATCCCGCTGTGGCAGCGCAAGGAGTACGTGCTCAGCAGCGAGGACGTCGGCGGG
This genomic stretch from Streptomyces deccanensis harbors:
- a CDS encoding ABC transporter substrate-binding protein, whose protein sequence is MRSVRLRILASLLVVAIAAIGGWQLLPAQRDGNRTIVVGTTDKITSLDPAGAYDAGSWALFNNVFQSLLTFEPGGAAPVPDAARDCEFLGNALTVYRCTLRPGLKFPSGREVTGKDVKYSFDRVKRINSDVGPAALLDTLRSVGADGLSVTFRLSSPDATFPFKVATGAGAIVDRTRYPVNRLRTDGGADGTGPYTLTSYTDGQARLTPDDDYRGAAEGARSPVLMRHYADSAALQKAWKARQVDVATRTLPPATLAALSPSDPGQRVVEADSTETRNLVLNVRVGSPFQDRRVRQALAALINREKLVAEVYQGTTEPLYSLIPAGITGHTTSFFDANPRPDPQRARKLLDEAGVGMPVRFTFGYAEGSGSAAAEAAELKEQLEASGLFYVTTKAYEWTAFQKRYAEGKLDAYGVGWVADYPDPDTFSGPLVGTGGSLDNGYSSARADRLIKDSQRYEDRSRAATDFKELQEVVAQDVPMIPLWQRKEYVLSSEDVGGAQYLSDGTGIFRLWRLGWI